One Melospiza melodia melodia isolate bMelMel2 chromosome 1, bMelMel2.pri, whole genome shotgun sequence genomic window carries:
- the DCAF13 gene encoding DDB1- and CUL4-associated factor 13 has product MRVKVLSRNPDDYVRETKLDLQRVPRNYDPALHPFEVAREYTRALNATKLERVFAKPFLSSLDGHRDGVNCMAKHPKSLSTVLSGACDGEVKIWNLTRRQCIRTIQAHEGFVRGMCARFCGTSFFTVGDDKTIKQWKMESPEYGEEEEPIHTILGKTVYTGIDHHWKEPVFATCGHQVDIWDEQRTSPKCSLTWGFDSISSVKFNPIETYLLGSCASDRNIVLYDMRKSTPLKKVILNMRTNTLCWNPMEAFIFTAANEDYNLYTFDMRFLESPVMVHMDHVSAVLDVDYSPTGKEFVSASFDKSIRIFPVDKGHSREVYHTKRMQHVITVKWTSDNKYILCGSDEMNIRLWKANASEKLGVLAPREKAAMNYNQKLKEKFQFHPQIRRIAQHRHLPKSIYCQIKEQRIMREARRRKELNRRKHSKPGSVPLVPERKKHIVAVVK; this is encoded by the exons ATGCGGGTGAAGGTGCTGAGCCGCAACCCCGATGACTACGTGAGGGAGACCAAGCTGGACCTGCAGCGCG TTCCAAGGAACTATGACCCTGCATTGCATCCATTTGAGGTTGCACGAGAGTACACAAGAGCTCTGAATGCCACAAAGCTAGAACGTGTGTTTGCAAAACCCTTTCTTAGTTCACTTGATGGCCACAGAGATGGCGTTAATTGCATGGCCAAACATCCAAAAAGTTTGTCTACTGTGCTGTCTGGAGCCTGTGATGGAGAG GTTAAGATTTGGAACTTGACCAGACGACAGTGTATCCGCACGATACAAGCCCACGAAGGCTTTGTTCGAGGCATGTGTGCCCGTTTCTGTGGCACATCATTCTTCACT GTTGGTGATGACAAAACCATAAAACAGTGGAAAATGGAGAGCCCAGAatatggagaagaagaagaacctaTTCATACAATTCTTGGAAAG ACAGTGTATACAGGAATTGATCACCACTGGAAGGAGCCTGTTTTTGCTACCTGTGGCCATCAAGTGGACATTTGGGATGAACAAAGGACAAGCCCCAAGTGTTCTCTGACTTGGGGTTTTGATAGCATAAGCAGTGTAAAATTTAATCCCATTGAG acttACCTTTTGGGAAGCTGTGCTTCTGACAGAAATATTGTGCTGTATGATATGAGAAAATCAACTCCATTAAAGAag GTTATCTTGAACATGAGGACAAATACACTGTGTTGGAACCCTATGGAAGCTTTCATTTTTACTGCAGCCAATGAAGATTACAA CTTATATACTTTTGATATGCGCTTTCTTGAATCACCTGTGATGGTGCACATGGATCACGTGTCTGCTGTCCTTGATGTGGATTATTCACCCACTGGGAAAGAATTTGTGTCTGCCAGCTTTGACAAGTCCATCCGCATTTTTCCTGTAGACAAAGGTCACAGCAG GGAGGTTTATCATACCAAACGAATGCAGCACGTCATCACTGTAAAATGGACTTCAGATAACAAATACATTCTGTGTGGCTCAGATGAGATGAATATTCGCCTGTGGAAAGCTAATGCCTCTGAAAAACTGGGAGTG CTTGCGCCCCGAGAGAAGGCAGCCATGAATTACAATCAGAAGCTGAAGGAGAAGTTCCAGTTCCACCCGCAGATCCGGCGCATAGCTCAGCACCGGCACCTGCCCAAGAGCATCTACTGCCAGATCAAGGAGCAGCGCATCATGAGGGAGGCTCGGCGCCGCAA GGAACTGAATCGTCGTAAGCACAGCAAGCCAGGATCCGTGCCCCTCGTGCCAGAGAGGAAGAAGCATATTGTGGCAGTAGTGAAATAA